The following coding sequences lie in one Myxococcales bacterium genomic window:
- the yidC gene encoding membrane protein insertase YidC — protein sequence MTVGLATLIALGSVPLFDALGTGQKLKAQSPTLEPHQAPAPDTAPGSDVGTKKAPRIRTPDYVAFLSPANSGVTRFDLLHERFKQGHAPLNLITTDRPEYLPLRFALEGSTLLEHPASHVTQTSDRAVTFSWKEPGLRVVRKLEAGKHPYQLWSTIRISNSGTTPKLLKLNIGTYHYVKRSDESGGFLHVTSAKLSHGVCRIQDDIKREDRKDLLRKHYYKGNVQLAAAESTYFVNALAVDTPAAHSCRMHVSDRGGTAKNPDGSLFLIDLEYPSITLKPGQSQTYRTLGYFGPKTPEDLRRAGHGLAKVINLGFFSYLAGYLTQLLSAIHRYVPNWGIAIIVLTLLVKLLLFPLTAKSFQSMARMRLLKPELDKLNELYKDDREKRGAATMELYRKHKINPLGGCLPQLLQLPIWWALYTSLSTNVQLYHSKFFLWWVDLSAPDPYFVLPLALGALMYVQQKLTPTAMDPAQAKVMLYMMPVMMTGFMLFLPSGLCLYILTNSVLSITQQKYFEHASISAAKTLSPDSGHDMTTEAVHSPSTQAKPRKATNRRSRRGKTKAART from the coding sequence ATGACCGTCGGATTGGCTACGCTCATCGCGCTGGGTTCCGTCCCACTCTTTGATGCCTTAGGCACTGGCCAAAAGCTTAAAGCTCAAAGCCCCACGCTAGAGCCGCACCAAGCCCCGGCCCCCGACACGGCCCCAGGCTCCGATGTCGGTACGAAAAAAGCTCCTAGGATTCGTACCCCGGATTATGTGGCGTTTCTTTCGCCCGCTAATTCGGGAGTCACCCGCTTCGATCTGCTGCACGAGCGTTTCAAGCAAGGCCATGCGCCCCTTAATCTCATCACAACCGACCGGCCCGAGTACTTACCTCTTCGCTTTGCTCTAGAGGGAAGCACGCTCCTAGAACACCCTGCGTCCCATGTCACGCAAACCTCGGACCGCGCGGTGACTTTCAGCTGGAAGGAACCGGGATTGAGAGTGGTCCGTAAGCTCGAAGCGGGCAAACATCCCTACCAGCTGTGGTCCACCATTCGCATATCCAACTCCGGCACCACGCCGAAGCTCCTCAAACTCAATATTGGCACCTACCATTATGTGAAACGAAGCGACGAATCAGGCGGTTTTCTGCATGTCACCTCGGCAAAGCTCAGTCACGGTGTCTGTCGCATTCAAGACGACATCAAGAGGGAGGATCGCAAAGACCTTCTTCGAAAGCACTATTACAAGGGCAATGTCCAGCTTGCTGCCGCCGAGAGCACCTATTTCGTCAACGCGCTTGCGGTAGACACGCCCGCTGCTCATTCCTGCCGCATGCACGTCTCGGACCGTGGAGGTACGGCCAAAAACCCCGACGGCTCTCTATTTCTCATCGATCTTGAGTATCCCTCGATCACCCTAAAGCCCGGGCAGTCACAGACCTACCGCACCCTGGGATATTTTGGTCCAAAGACGCCCGAAGATTTGCGCCGAGCGGGTCATGGTCTCGCCAAGGTCATCAATCTTGGGTTCTTTTCCTACCTCGCCGGCTATCTCACGCAGCTGTTGAGTGCAATCCATCGCTACGTGCCCAACTGGGGCATTGCCATCATTGTGCTGACGTTACTGGTGAAGCTGTTGCTCTTCCCGCTGACCGCCAAAAGCTTCCAATCGATGGCGCGCATGCGGTTGCTCAAGCCTGAACTCGACAAGCTAAACGAACTTTACAAAGACGACCGTGAAAAGCGCGGCGCAGCTACCATGGAGCTTTACCGCAAACACAAGATCAATCCTCTTGGCGGATGTTTGCCTCAGCTCTTGCAACTACCCATTTGGTGGGCCCTTTACACGTCCCTCTCCACCAATGTGCAGCTCTACCATTCCAAGTTCTTTCTTTGGTGGGTCGACCTCTCGGCGCCAGATCCTTACTTCGTGCTGCCGTTGGCACTCGGCGCACTTATGTACGTCCAGCAGAAACTCACGCCGACCGCGATGGACCCGGCCCAAGCCAAGGTTATGCTCTACATGATGCCCGTCATGATGACTGGTTTTATGCTATTTTTGCCCTCTGGATTGTGTTTGTACATTCTCACCAACTCGGTATTGAGCATCACACAACAAAAGTACTTCGAACATGCATCGATTTCAGCCGCAAAGACGTTGAGCCCCGATTCGGGGCACGACATGACGACAGAAGCCGTTCATTCGCCCTCAACACAAGCCAAGCCGCGTAAAGCAACTAACCGGAGGTCTCGCCGTGGAAAAACAAAAGCAGCCCGTACTTGA
- a CDS encoding thioredoxin domain-containing protein, whose product MSKGSATIVAIAAFVGGLLIGNLTAGKFGQLGDSDGLDADVQGVENEEGIQRYRVPVTDKQPQKGEEEALVTIVTFSDFQCPFCSRVNPTMEQIFKDYKGQVRMSWRNNPLPFHENAMPAAQLAIEAFEQGGNKKFWKMHDILFQNQRALGRADLERYAKQVGLDMKKVKEALDGNKYKDRIEEDQALATKLGARGTPGFFINGRQLMGAQPYAQFKEVIDDEITRAKSLLSSGVDREDVYSAFMKNALTAHQAEPAPEQAQRPGQPDPSVAYKVPVGNSPIKGPNDALVTIIEVSEFQCPFCKRVGPTIEQIQKAYGSDVRFVFKHNPLPFHPNAMPAAEAASEVRKQLGDKGFWAFHDVLFENQQALERPQLEKYAASLNVGGKRVNMAQFKQAMDKHVHKASIEADQKLAQQFGASGTPSFFINGRNLRGAQPFENFKTVIDEELKKAKAKVAAGIPRAKVYDDILKSAQGDVKAQAPSAARDEPEANKVYTLKPSPKSPRKGPPNAPVKIQMFSEFQCPFCGRVKPTIEQLLAAYKGKIELVWRDFPLPFHDNAMPAAEAAREVLAQGGEKKFWAFHDLLFANQQSLSRSDLEKYAAQVGGIDMARFKKALDNHTHQNAVQADINAVKESGAQIGTPAFFINGKLLQGAQPLDAFKAAVDSALKEKS is encoded by the coding sequence ATGAGCAAAGGTTCTGCAACCATCGTAGCGATAGCCGCTTTTGTCGGCGGTCTATTGATTGGCAATCTCACGGCAGGCAAGTTCGGACAGCTCGGCGACAGTGACGGTCTGGATGCCGATGTCCAAGGCGTCGAGAATGAAGAGGGCATTCAGCGTTACAGAGTGCCGGTCACCGACAAGCAACCTCAAAAAGGCGAGGAAGAGGCGCTCGTCACCATCGTGACGTTTAGCGATTTTCAATGCCCCTTCTGCTCCAGGGTCAATCCGACGATGGAACAGATCTTTAAGGATTATAAGGGCCAAGTGCGCATGAGTTGGCGCAACAATCCTCTACCTTTCCACGAAAACGCCATGCCCGCAGCGCAGTTAGCGATAGAAGCCTTTGAACAGGGCGGCAATAAGAAGTTTTGGAAGATGCACGACATTCTGTTTCAAAATCAGCGAGCGCTCGGACGCGCAGACCTGGAGCGCTACGCCAAGCAGGTGGGCCTGGACATGAAAAAGGTGAAAGAGGCCCTTGACGGCAACAAGTACAAGGACCGCATCGAGGAGGACCAGGCTCTCGCCACCAAGCTCGGCGCCCGGGGCACACCTGGATTTTTCATCAACGGACGGCAGCTCATGGGCGCTCAACCCTACGCGCAGTTTAAGGAAGTGATCGACGACGAGATCACGCGCGCCAAATCCCTCCTGAGCTCCGGCGTCGACCGCGAAGACGTTTACTCCGCCTTCATGAAAAACGCCCTCACCGCACACCAAGCCGAACCAGCCCCCGAGCAGGCTCAGCGCCCGGGGCAGCCAGATCCCTCTGTCGCCTATAAGGTTCCCGTAGGAAACTCTCCCATCAAGGGTCCGAACGATGCGCTGGTCACCATTATCGAGGTCTCCGAGTTCCAGTGCCCCTTCTGCAAGCGTGTGGGACCCACCATTGAGCAGATCCAAAAAGCGTATGGCTCAGATGTGCGGTTTGTGTTTAAGCACAATCCTTTGCCCTTTCACCCCAATGCCATGCCTGCGGCAGAGGCAGCGAGTGAAGTGCGTAAACAGCTGGGCGATAAGGGCTTTTGGGCATTTCACGATGTCTTATTTGAAAACCAACAAGCGCTTGAGCGTCCTCAGCTAGAAAAGTACGCAGCGTCACTCAATGTGGGTGGAAAACGCGTCAATATGGCCCAGTTCAAACAAGCGATGGATAAGCACGTCCATAAAGCCAGCATCGAAGCCGATCAAAAGCTTGCTCAGCAGTTCGGGGCCTCAGGCACGCCGAGCTTCTTCATCAATGGGAGAAATCTTCGGGGCGCTCAACCCTTTGAAAATTTCAAAACGGTTATCGATGAAGAGCTGAAAAAAGCCAAAGCCAAAGTCGCCGCGGGCATTCCTCGCGCCAAAGTCTACGACGACATTCTAAAGAGCGCCCAAGGCGACGTGAAGGCTCAGGCACCCTCCGCCGCGAGGGACGAGCCCGAGGCAAACAAAGTCTACACGCTAAAGCCCTCACCTAAATCGCCACGCAAAGGGCCCCCCAATGCGCCCGTGAAGATTCAGATGTTTAGCGAGTTTCAGTGCCCCTTCTGCGGAAGAGTCAAGCCAACCATCGAGCAGCTTCTTGCTGCGTACAAAGGCAAGATTGAGCTAGTATGGCGTGACTTCCCGCTCCCATTTCACGACAACGCGATGCCCGCCGCTGAGGCAGCTCGCGAGGTGCTGGCGCAAGGTGGCGAAAAGAAATTTTGGGCGTTTCATGACCTGCTGTTTGCCAATCAGCAAAGTCTGAGCCGAAGTGACCTTGAAAAGTATGCAGCGCAGGTGGGCGGCATCGACATGGCGCGATTTAAAAAGGCGCTCGACAACCATACCCACCAAAACGCCGTACAGGCGGATATCAATGCTGTAAAGGAGTCCGGGGCGCAGATTGGTACGCCAGCGTTTTTCATTAACGGCAAGTTGCTTCAAGGCGCTCAACCCCTGGATGCGTTTAAGGCCGCTGTCGACAGCGCGCTAAAAGAAAAGTCCTAA
- a CDS encoding phosphotransferase: protein MSEPLNPDLFSPILQAIYGSQPSSASLEVMRGDASTRRYYRLHFTMHSAPAPQSLIVMQLGEEPHRSDEIMAGPRSTVHPFIDVQRLLQTRGVPVPAIYYTDMTRGLIVLEDLGKITFEAHLETISQADWIQSYTEIVTLLARMHLACEVADPGCIVSKRLFDRELITWELEHFVEWGYEALYGPLLASTRKGLCANFERITHRMLDMPQGFCHRDFQSRNLMYTPLRSLGAWTVLDFQDALMGPRPYDLAALLCDSYISLAPELQTSLIHVYTERMGFSRTDAALFEKAFWWVALQRKLKDAGRFIFIDRERKNPAFLRYYIPSLTYALRALDSIGSMEPLHDVVTMCIARYATSS from the coding sequence ATGTCTGAACCGCTCAATCCGGATCTATTCAGTCCCATATTACAAGCGATCTACGGCAGCCAGCCTTCGAGCGCTTCGCTTGAAGTCATGCGCGGGGATGCATCAACTAGGCGATATTATCGCCTGCATTTTACTATGCATTCCGCACCCGCACCACAGTCTCTGATCGTGATGCAACTCGGTGAAGAGCCGCACAGGAGCGATGAAATCATGGCTGGACCGCGCTCCACCGTTCACCCATTCATTGATGTTCAGCGTTTGCTTCAGACACGAGGGGTGCCGGTACCGGCCATATACTATACCGACATGACTCGTGGCCTGATTGTCCTCGAGGACCTCGGTAAGATCACATTTGAGGCCCACCTTGAAACGATATCTCAAGCGGATTGGATCCAATCGTACACCGAGATTGTCACATTGTTGGCGCGCATGCACCTCGCCTGTGAAGTGGCTGATCCCGGGTGCATCGTCTCTAAAAGGCTATTCGATAGAGAGCTGATCACATGGGAACTCGAGCACTTTGTCGAATGGGGCTACGAGGCGCTCTATGGTCCTTTACTCGCGTCCACGCGAAAGGGGCTATGTGCCAACTTTGAGCGCATCACCCATCGCATGCTGGACATGCCTCAGGGATTTTGCCATCGCGATTTTCAGTCTCGAAACCTAATGTACACCCCTCTTCGCAGCCTCGGGGCCTGGACAGTGTTGGATTTCCAAGACGCGCTGATGGGCCCTCGTCCCTATGACTTGGCGGCCCTGTTATGCGATTCCTATATTTCCCTCGCCCCAGAACTCCAAACCAGTCTTATTCACGTGTATACAGAGCGGATGGGGTTTTCGCGTACGGACGCTGCCCTGTTTGAGAAGGCGTTTTGGTGGGTTGCCCTGCAGCGAAAGCTCAAGGATGCCGGTCGTTTTATCTTTATCGATCGTGAGCGAAAAAACCCAGCATTTTTGCGGTATTATATCCCCAGCCTCACGTACGCCCTTCGAGCACTGGACTCGATCGGCAGCATGGAACCACTTCACGACGTCGTCACAATGTGCATTGCCCGCTATGCCACATCCTCTTAG
- the yidD gene encoding membrane protein insertion efficiency factor YidD, giving the protein MSRVLIAFIHLYQWTLGPLLGRHCRFEPSCSRYAEACITLHGPGLGVVLTIKRLARCHPFHPGGFDQPPAPRIQP; this is encoded by the coding sequence ATGAGTCGGGTGCTTATCGCCTTCATTCACCTTTACCAATGGACGCTGGGACCGCTTCTCGGTCGACATTGCAGGTTCGAGCCTTCGTGCTCGCGCTATGCCGAGGCGTGCATCACCCTTCACGGCCCGGGTTTGGGGGTGGTTCTAACCATAAAGCGCCTCGCTCGGTGCCATCCCTTTCACCCCGGGGGATTTGACCAACCGCCTGCCCCGCGAATCCAGCCATGA
- the radC gene encoding DNA repair protein RadC gives MFETPNQGPKGPRERLCVVGAEALSDAELIAILLGTGAANTPVTVLAERLLSAFGGLEGLERQGIGSLGTYQGVGLSKAARLLAAFELGKRTCARPLVRGQALTSSSHVDQAMRPRLGQLINEQFFALPLDSKFRMLGALRIAVGGLNCCAVSPSDVFRTLMQEAAAAVIVVHNHPSGDPRPSPEDILFTRHLVEAGQLLGISVLDHVIIGKEGYYSFLDRGMLPPRAP, from the coding sequence ATGTTCGAGACGCCCAATCAGGGGCCCAAAGGGCCGCGCGAGCGTTTGTGTGTGGTGGGGGCAGAGGCGCTCAGCGATGCGGAACTTATTGCGATTCTGCTTGGCACTGGGGCGGCCAATACACCCGTCACCGTCTTGGCGGAGCGCCTGCTTAGCGCCTTCGGCGGCCTCGAAGGTCTCGAGCGGCAGGGCATCGGCTCGCTTGGAACCTATCAAGGCGTGGGCCTAAGTAAGGCTGCGCGGCTGCTTGCGGCCTTTGAACTGGGAAAGCGAACGTGCGCTCGGCCCCTGGTGAGAGGCCAGGCCTTGACCTCAAGTAGTCATGTGGATCAAGCCATGCGGCCGCGTTTAGGGCAGCTTATCAACGAGCAGTTTTTCGCCCTTCCTTTGGACAGCAAGTTCCGCATGCTCGGCGCGCTCAGGATTGCAGTGGGCGGCCTCAACTGTTGTGCCGTATCTCCTTCTGATGTGTTCCGTACGCTTATGCAGGAAGCAGCTGCAGCGGTCATTGTAGTCCATAACCACCCGAGTGGAGATCCCCGACCCAGTCCTGAGGACATACTCTTTACCAGGCACCTGGTCGAAGCGGGGCAACTGCTGGGGATTTCGGTGCTCGATCACGTGATCATCGGCAAAGAGGGCTATTATAGTTTCTTGGATAGGGGGATGTTGCCGCCCCGTGCCCCTTGA
- the rpmH gene encoding 50S ribosomal protein L34, whose protein sequence is MKRTYQPHRKRRARAHGFRARMKTAAGRKVINARRRKGRRSLAVSLYKK, encoded by the coding sequence GTGAAGCGCACCTATCAACCTCATCGTAAGCGTCGTGCGCGTGCCCACGGGTTTCGAGCGCGCATGAAAACCGCGGCCGGGCGCAAAGTCATCAATGCAAGGCGCCGCAAGGGCCGCCGATCATTAGCAGTTTCTTTGTACAAAAAATAA
- a CDS encoding class I SAM-dependent methyltransferase, which translates to MFKTPKDIPWIEELVAKLALSRLGETQMFELAQYVSLVAGWNERHNLTGAKETRQLIEILLVDALVIAEARLIPDGATIIDIGAGAGAPIIPLLFVRQDLRAILVEPRKKRAAFLRFALSSLCLQHRGTVLEQKLDVHDPGRLLGAPVCQVALSRATFSPEIWQVLGLELAALSLVFGTHALKDLPLPEEATLVHELDYMWPYSAAPRTMRVIGKRNAKVC; encoded by the coding sequence ATGTTTAAAACACCCAAAGACATACCGTGGATTGAGGAGCTTGTCGCCAAACTGGCATTGTCACGGCTGGGAGAGACACAGATGTTTGAGCTCGCTCAGTACGTTTCGCTCGTGGCCGGGTGGAATGAGCGCCACAATCTCACAGGTGCCAAAGAGACGCGGCAACTGATCGAGATCTTACTGGTCGATGCGTTAGTGATCGCCGAGGCACGCCTCATACCGGATGGGGCGACCATCATCGACATCGGTGCAGGAGCAGGTGCGCCGATAATTCCGCTCTTGTTCGTTCGCCAAGATCTACGTGCAATCCTTGTTGAACCGCGAAAAAAGCGGGCGGCATTTCTACGCTTTGCGCTCAGCTCCTTGTGCCTTCAGCATCGAGGGACTGTCTTGGAACAAAAACTGGATGTACATGATCCTGGGCGGTTGCTTGGCGCCCCCGTGTGCCAGGTGGCGCTTTCTCGCGCGACATTCAGTCCGGAGATATGGCAAGTTTTGGGGCTCGAGCTGGCGGCCCTCTCTTTGGTCTTTGGCACACACGCGCTCAAGGATCTGCCTTTGCCCGAGGAGGCCACGTTGGTCCACGAGCTTGACTATATGTGGCCCTACTCGGCGGCGCCGCGCACAATGCGTGTGATAGGGAAACGCAATGCAAAAGTGTGCTGA
- a CDS encoding DnaJ domain-containing protein yields the protein MSPFPQPTVTGSFQKTPFPHILVYLLQRAISGTLVVRHSNAAEMIWFEKGSPAAASFSSNPASMEEGLLALFGKPYTYEFFGDAYLIQGAAQFAGALSPLALIHKALPRSGREDVIGAVLERLRGKVVTLRRDTALSDFGFDPSEKGFVTALVGAPCTAEEAIARTELSQEHARRVLYLLAITKTLEALPDEQGKVSISSATLPKVTFPPNAQKISVPTTHVPSSQPTFRDKSLRPAPRAVLPTLQMPSGLSPEMKQRWMDTMALYEKLEELNYCEVLGISVTSSGEEAATAYMKLVKRWHPDRLPAALSALAEQTREIFRYLTEAHEVLTSADKRADYVAMLEAGAGSPAEQRRMLALLDSATEVQRANFLLQQKSYEEALQHAQTAVDLTPDDPDAQVALAWALYNLYGHSESPPFDDMMKALNLALEKNDGHERAHYCKGMVLKRRGKTREALGHFKLAVQINPRNVDAAREIRLAAMREKTPSGGKSPSGASLFGKLFKK from the coding sequence ATGAGCCCGTTTCCTCAGCCGACAGTCACGGGCAGTTTCCAAAAGACGCCATTTCCGCATATTTTGGTCTATCTTCTTCAGCGTGCCATCTCCGGAACGCTCGTCGTCCGACACAGCAACGCGGCGGAGATGATTTGGTTTGAGAAGGGATCCCCGGCGGCTGCAAGCTTTAGCTCCAATCCCGCAAGCATGGAGGAAGGTCTACTGGCTCTGTTCGGAAAGCCCTACACCTATGAATTTTTCGGTGACGCATATCTCATCCAAGGCGCGGCGCAGTTTGCAGGTGCGCTGTCGCCGCTGGCGCTTATTCATAAAGCGCTACCACGCTCGGGCCGGGAGGATGTCATTGGAGCCGTACTAGAGCGTCTTAGGGGCAAAGTTGTGACGCTGCGGCGGGACACAGCTCTCAGTGATTTCGGCTTCGATCCGAGTGAAAAGGGATTTGTTACCGCACTCGTGGGTGCACCTTGCACAGCAGAAGAAGCTATTGCGCGAACAGAGCTGAGTCAGGAACATGCCCGTCGGGTTCTGTATCTGTTAGCCATTACAAAAACGCTAGAGGCCTTGCCGGATGAGCAAGGAAAAGTTTCCATTAGTTCCGCCACTTTGCCCAAGGTCACTTTTCCCCCCAACGCGCAAAAAATCTCTGTGCCGACGACCCACGTCCCGTCGTCACAGCCGACATTTAGGGACAAATCGCTTCGTCCGGCTCCGCGAGCGGTCCTGCCGACCCTGCAGATGCCCAGCGGCCTTAGCCCCGAAATGAAGCAGCGGTGGATGGACACCATGGCCCTTTACGAGAAGCTCGAGGAGCTCAACTATTGCGAAGTGCTGGGCATATCCGTAACAAGTTCTGGGGAGGAAGCGGCCACCGCCTACATGAAGCTCGTCAAGCGGTGGCATCCCGATCGCCTCCCGGCTGCCTTGAGCGCCCTCGCGGAACAGACACGTGAGATCTTTCGATATTTAACCGAAGCCCACGAGGTCCTTACCTCGGCAGATAAGCGTGCTGACTACGTTGCTATGCTCGAGGCTGGTGCGGGCTCGCCCGCTGAACAGCGTCGCATGCTGGCGCTGCTCGATTCGGCTACCGAGGTGCAACGCGCGAATTTTTTGTTGCAGCAAAAAAGTTATGAAGAAGCGCTCCAGCACGCGCAAACTGCGGTCGACCTTACCCCCGATGATCCCGATGCTCAGGTTGCCCTCGCATGGGCGCTATACAATCTGTACGGACATTCCGAGTCGCCTCCCTTCGACGACATGATGAAAGCTTTGAATCTCGCGCTTGAGAAAAACGACGGACACGAGCGTGCGCATTACTGTAAAGGCATGGTGCTGAAACGCAGAGGCAAAACCCGTGAGGCACTCGGCCATTTCAAGCTGGCGGTACAAATCAATCCCCGCAACGTGGATGCCGCTCGGGAGATTCGTCTTGCAGCCATGCGGGAAAAAACGCCCTCGGGCGGAAAATCGCCATCGGGCGCTTCGCTTTTCGGAAAACTGTTTAAAAAATAG
- a CDS encoding VWA domain-containing protein, with the protein MAKDSCLDSTGKALDGNCEGGQICGTDPKITSCDSDAGTAEERCVPFGMCSAGGDCANEFRPERVAPHVMILLDRSGSMGEGISEEGKKWDIAKQAIVALTTAFKGTVRFGLATFSACLDGQGCSAGTIEVPMGDDVDAIHAFLNDADEDFLCNSGFQETSIGASIDSIAKSAAWKETGREHALLLITDGKETCDGNGPNAASAALALSPSVRTFAVGFTQDVHEVDTKLLSAIATSGGTEKHYLATSTTALEEALDSIGGTAALSCTHTLKDNVPDAETEIFVYFDASVDALTQEPVDGWTYDPATTTVTLHGASCDKVKSGEVSEVVVSYDCQRGDF; encoded by the coding sequence ATGGCCAAAGACAGCTGCTTAGACAGCACGGGCAAGGCCCTTGATGGCAACTGCGAAGGGGGGCAAATCTGCGGCACGGATCCCAAGATCACATCTTGTGACTCCGATGCCGGGACCGCTGAGGAGAGGTGCGTTCCCTTTGGTATGTGTTCAGCTGGTGGCGATTGCGCCAATGAGTTTCGACCCGAGCGGGTAGCGCCGCACGTCATGATCTTGCTGGATCGCAGTGGCTCCATGGGCGAGGGCATTTCCGAAGAGGGCAAGAAGTGGGACATCGCCAAACAGGCAATTGTGGCGCTAACCACCGCCTTTAAAGGAACAGTTAGATTTGGCCTTGCGACCTTTTCCGCATGCCTTGATGGCCAAGGATGTAGTGCAGGGACCATTGAAGTGCCCATGGGCGATGATGTGGATGCCATTCATGCGTTTTTAAATGACGCAGATGAGGACTTTTTGTGTAACTCGGGGTTTCAAGAAACCTCGATCGGCGCAAGCATCGACAGCATTGCAAAGTCTGCCGCATGGAAGGAGACTGGCCGCGAGCACGCCCTGTTGCTCATTACCGACGGCAAGGAAACGTGTGATGGAAATGGGCCTAATGCGGCTTCGGCCGCGCTCGCGCTTTCACCCAGCGTGCGCACGTTTGCTGTGGGTTTTACGCAAGATGTTCACGAAGTCGATACCAAACTGCTGTCTGCCATCGCAACCAGCGGCGGTACTGAGAAGCACTATCTTGCCACGAGCACGACAGCGTTGGAAGAGGCTCTAGATTCGATCGGTGGAACGGCGGCCTTGAGCTGTACCCACACGTTAAAGGACAACGTGCCGGATGCGGAAACCGAGATTTTTGTTTACTTCGATGCATCCGTGGACGCACTTACCCAAGAACCCGTCGATGGCTGGACCTACGATCCAGCCACCACGACGGTCACGCTGCACGGCGCTTCTTGTGACAAGGTGAAAAGTGGCGAAGTCAGTGAAGTGGTCGTGTCTTACGACTGCCAACGGGGCGACTTTTGA
- a CDS encoding KH domain-containing protein — MRPQHKPSRVKQLTGGLAVEKQKQPVLDGALVVVDADEFDDELEKPGQPGDGKAESALEVLGELIERMHFDIELSIREDSERIVLDVSGEETGRVIGKKGQTLDALQFLVNKIVNRFPEGRRHVIVDSGDYRQRHDEGLMSMAERQAARAVKRGTIVTLEPMSPRDRRVIHLSLAKFPGIRTRSNGEGFGRRIQIIPARRR, encoded by the coding sequence ATTCGCCCTCAACACAAGCCAAGCCGCGTAAAGCAACTAACCGGAGGTCTCGCCGTGGAAAAACAAAAGCAGCCCGTACTTGATGGTGCCCTTGTCGTTGTAGATGCAGACGAGTTTGACGACGAACTTGAAAAGCCTGGGCAGCCTGGCGATGGAAAGGCCGAAAGCGCGCTGGAGGTTTTGGGAGAATTGATTGAGCGCATGCACTTCGACATTGAGCTGAGTATTCGTGAAGATAGCGAGCGCATCGTGCTGGATGTTTCGGGAGAAGAAACAGGTCGAGTCATCGGAAAAAAAGGCCAGACCCTCGATGCCCTGCAGTTTCTCGTGAACAAGATCGTCAATCGTTTTCCCGAAGGCCGCCGTCACGTGATCGTGGATTCGGGCGATTACCGGCAACGGCACGACGAGGGGCTCATGTCCATGGCGGAACGCCAGGCTGCTCGGGCGGTCAAACGGGGCACCATCGTCACCTTGGAACCCATGTCCCCTCGAGACAGGCGGGTCATCCATCTTTCCTTGGCCAAATTCCCCGGCATCCGGACCCGTTCCAATGGGGAAGGGTTTGGTCGCCGCATTCAAATCATTCCCGCCCGCCGACGCTGA
- the rnpA gene encoding ribonuclease P protein component — protein MPPPPSSPPGPNQRFPPEHRIRRRAHYQSIQQRGHRVQSANFTWLLMPRDGHSRLGITASKRMGNAVQRNRIKRVLKEVFRRHIDIFPKHCDIVVIPRRSSQGLGYAEVLVEAQNTSARMHRKLVPTRQEPA, from the coding sequence ATGCCGCCCCCGCCATCCTCACCACCTGGCCCAAACCAGCGTTTTCCTCCTGAGCATCGAATCCGTCGTCGTGCCCACTATCAATCCATTCAACAACGAGGCCATCGGGTGCAGAGTGCGAACTTCACCTGGCTACTCATGCCAAGAGACGGCCACTCCAGGCTTGGCATTACGGCCAGTAAGCGGATGGGAAACGCGGTACAGCGTAACCGCATCAAACGCGTGCTAAAAGAAGTGTTTCGACGTCATATCGATATTTTTCCCAAACACTGCGATATTGTCGTGATTCCCCGACGGAGCAGTCAGGGGCTAGGCTATGCCGAGGTGCTGGTTGAGGCCCAAAACACGAGCGCGCGGATGCACCGAAAACTTGTCCCCACCCGCCAGGAGCCCGCATGA